Proteins from one Mobula birostris isolate sMobBir1 chromosome 10, sMobBir1.hap1, whole genome shotgun sequence genomic window:
- the LOC140203565 gene encoding uncharacterized protein: MEAKSPIHSGEKPYSCSLCGRGFSRASGLSRHRHSHVGEKPCKCGDCGKGFSYPFELEIHRRSHTGERPFICSVCGKGFTHFSALLKHRRVHTDERPFNCPDCGKCYKSSGELTCHQRIHTDERPFRCSHCGTGFRRSSDLTVHQRTHTGERPFTCSVCGKGFPQSSQLTAHQLVHTDQRPFKCSGCEKSFKSKKVLVTHQQVHTGEWPFICSACGKGFARSSHLQKHQRVHTGERPFFCSVCGKGFAQSSTLLRHQQIHK; the protein is encoded by the coding sequence ATGGAAGCAAAAAGCCCCATTCACAGTGGGGAGAAACCGTATTCATGTTCACTGTGTGGACGAGGCTTCAGTCGAGCATCTGGTCTGTCAAGGCACAGGCACAGTCATGTCGGGGAGAAACCATGTAAGTGtggagattgtgggaagggattcagttacCCCTTTGAACTGGAAATTCATCGGCGCagtcacactggagagaggccattcatctgctcggtGTGTGGTAAAGGATTCACTCATTTTTCTGCCCTCCTGAAGCATCGGCGTGTACACACTGATGAGAGACCTTTCAACTGCCCAGATTGTGGGAAATGCTATAAAAGTTCAGGAGAACTTACATGCCATCAGCGCATTCACACTGACGAGAGACCATTCAGATGCTCTCACTGTGGGACTGGTTTCCGGCGATCATCCGACCTCACTGTGCATCAGCGTactcacactggggagcggccattcacctgctccgtgtgtgggaAAGGGTTCCCTCAGTCGTCCCAGCTCACAGCTCATCAATTAGTTCACACTGACCAGAGGCCTTTTAAATGTTCTGGCTGTGAGAAAAGTTTTAAAAGCAAAAAGGTTCTGGTAactcaccagcaagttcacaccggggagtggccgttcatctgctctgcTTGTGGGAAAGGATTTGCTCGTTCCTCCCACCTACAGAAGCATCAACGAGTTCACACGGGAGAGAGACCATTCTTCTGCTCTGTGTGTGGGAAAGGGTTTGCTCAGTCCTCCACACTACTGAGACACCAGCAAATTCACAAATAG